A genomic region of Pseudomonas sp. KU43P contains the following coding sequences:
- the tyrS gene encoding tyrosine--tRNA ligase — protein sequence MKSVEEQLALIKRGAEEVLVESELVEKLKRGQPLRIKAGFDPTAPDLHLGHTVLINKLRQFQELGHQVIFLIGDFTGMIGDPSGKSATRPPLTREQVLDNAETYKQQVFKILDPAKTEVAFNSTWMDKLTPADFIRLASQYTVARMLERDDFDKRYTTNQPIAIHEFLYPLVQGYDSVALRADVELGGTDQKFNLLMGRELQRAYGQEAQNIVTMPLLEGLDGVKKMSKSLGNYVGIQEAPGVMYSKLVSIPDTLMWRYFELLSFRSMEEIEQFRVDVANGANPRDIKIKLAEEIVARFHGEEAAANAHRAAGNRMKEGELPEDLPEVEVAAAESLPIAAVLNRAGLVKNSAMARDLLNGGAVKVDGAVVDRDFMFALGATHVCQAGKKAFARVTLKAE from the coding sequence ATGAAGTCGGTTGAAGAGCAGCTGGCGCTTATCAAGCGCGGTGCGGAAGAAGTGTTGGTCGAGTCGGAACTGGTGGAGAAGCTCAAGCGCGGCCAACCTCTGCGCATCAAGGCAGGCTTCGACCCAACTGCGCCCGATCTGCACCTGGGGCATACGGTGCTGATCAACAAGCTGCGCCAGTTCCAGGAGCTGGGGCATCAGGTGATCTTTCTGATCGGTGACTTCACCGGGATGATCGGTGACCCAAGCGGCAAGAGCGCCACGCGTCCGCCGCTGACGCGCGAGCAGGTGCTGGACAATGCCGAGACCTATAAGCAGCAGGTGTTCAAGATCCTTGACCCGGCCAAGACCGAAGTCGCCTTCAACTCCACCTGGATGGACAAGCTGACCCCGGCCGACTTCATTCGCCTGGCATCGCAGTACACCGTTGCGCGTATGCTCGAGCGCGATGACTTCGACAAGCGTTACACCACCAATCAGCCGATTGCCATTCACGAATTCCTTTACCCGCTGGTACAGGGCTACGACTCGGTAGCGCTGAGGGCTGACGTGGAATTGGGCGGCACCGATCAGAAGTTCAACCTGCTGATGGGGCGCGAGCTGCAGCGTGCCTACGGCCAGGAGGCGCAGAACATCGTGACCATGCCGCTGCTCGAGGGGCTGGACGGCGTGAAGAAGATGTCCAAGTCGCTGGGCAACTACGTCGGCATCCAGGAGGCGCCTGGAGTGATGTACAGCAAGCTGGTGTCGATTCCGGACACGCTGATGTGGCGTTACTTCGAGTTGCTGAGCTTCCGCTCGATGGAAGAGATCGAGCAGTTCCGTGTCGATGTGGCTAATGGCGCCAACCCGCGTGATATCAAGATCAAGCTTGCGGAAGAGATCGTTGCGCGTTTCCATGGCGAAGAGGCTGCGGCCAATGCTCACCGCGCGGCGGGTAACCGTATGAAGGAAGGTGAGTTGCCAGAAGACTTGCCTGAGGTTGAGGTTGCGGCGGCAGAAAGCTTGCCGATCGCTGCGGTGCTGAATCGCGCAGGCCTGGTTAAGAATTCCGCGATGGCGCGGGACCTGCTCAACGGTGGTGCCGTTAAGGTTGATGGTGCAGTGGTTGATCGTGACTTCATGTTCGCGCTGGGTGCAACTCATGTGTGCCAGGCGGGCAAGAAAGCGTTTGCCCGGGTTACCCTCAAGGCCGAGTGA
- a CDS encoding peptidoglycan DD-metalloendopeptidase family protein, whose product MTNETPKAPPLYPKSHLLAASGIAALLSLALLVFPSSEVEAKKTTLSLELESPAEQLKDESNAAPLVQVEGDQGTPFAQIEGAQPTTEQAAQEAPAAEQKPEAKDPSHREVTVARGDTLSTLFAKVGLPANAVHDLLASNKQAKQFSQLKHGQVLQFELDKDGQLASLHSKVSNLETIRLTKSAKGFTFDREISKPVVRTAYAHGVIKSSLSASAQRAGLSHSMTMDMAKVLGYDIDFAQDIRQGDEFDVVYEQKVMDGKVVGTGNILSARFTNRGKTYTAVRYTNKQGNTSYYTADGNSLRKAFIRTPVDFARISSRFSAGRKHPILNKIRAHKGVDYAAPRGTPIKAAGDGRIELAGRRGGYGNTVIIAHGNSYKTLYGHMQGFAKGIKTGSNVKQGQIIGYIGTTGLSTGPHLHYEFQVNGVHVDPLSQKVPMADPIAKAERQRFLQQSQPLIARMDQEKATMLAANKR is encoded by the coding sequence ATGACCAACGAAACGCCTAAAGCGCCCCCGCTTTATCCGAAAAGCCATCTGTTGGCCGCCAGCGGCATCGCCGCCCTGCTCAGCCTGGCCCTGCTGGTATTTCCGTCCAGCGAAGTAGAAGCAAAGAAAACTACCCTCAGCCTGGAACTGGAAAGCCCGGCCGAACAATTAAAGGACGAGTCCAACGCCGCCCCACTGGTACAAGTCGAGGGCGATCAGGGCACGCCGTTCGCGCAGATCGAAGGCGCGCAGCCCACTACCGAACAAGCCGCCCAGGAAGCACCTGCTGCCGAGCAGAAACCAGAAGCCAAAGACCCCAGTCATCGCGAAGTCACGGTGGCACGAGGCGACACCTTGTCGACGCTGTTCGCCAAGGTAGGCCTGCCGGCCAACGCGGTCCATGACCTGTTGGCCAGCAACAAGCAGGCCAAGCAATTCAGCCAGCTTAAGCATGGTCAGGTGCTTCAGTTCGAACTCGACAAGGATGGCCAACTGGCCAGCCTGCACAGCAAGGTCAGCAACCTTGAAACCATTCGCCTGACCAAGAGCGCCAAGGGCTTTACCTTCGATCGTGAAATCAGCAAGCCGGTGGTGCGCACCGCCTACGCCCACGGCGTGATCAAGAGTTCGCTGTCAGCTTCGGCCCAACGGGCGGGGCTTTCCCACAGCATGACCATGGACATGGCCAAAGTGCTCGGCTACGACATCGACTTCGCCCAGGACATCCGCCAGGGTGACGAGTTCGACGTGGTCTACGAGCAGAAGGTCATGGACGGCAAGGTGGTCGGCACCGGCAACATCCTCTCCGCCCGCTTCACCAACCGCGGCAAGACCTACACCGCCGTGCGCTACACCAACAAGCAGGGCAACACCAGCTACTACACCGCCGACGGCAATAGCCTGCGCAAGGCATTCATCCGTACTCCGGTTGATTTCGCTCGCATCAGCTCGCGCTTCTCCGCCGGGCGCAAGCACCCGATCCTGAACAAGATCCGTGCGCACAAAGGCGTCGACTATGCCGCTCCCCGGGGCACACCGATCAAGGCTGCCGGTGACGGCCGCATCGAGTTGGCGGGCCGTCGCGGCGGCTACGGCAACACGGTGATCATTGCCCACGGCAACAGCTACAAGACGCTCTACGGACACATGCAGGGCTTTGCCAAGGGCATCAAGACCGGCAGCAATGTGAAGCAGGGCCAGATCATCGGCTACATCGGCACCACCGGCCTGTCCACGGGCCCGCACCTGCACTATGAGTTCCAGGTGAATGGCGTGCACGTCGACCCACTGAGCCAGAAAGTGCCTATGGCCGACCCGATCGCCAAGGCCGAACGCCAGCGGTTCCTGCAGCAGAGCCAACCCCTGATCGCCCGCATGGATCAGGAAAAGGCCACCATGCTCGCAGCGAACAAGCGCTGA
- a CDS encoding anhydro-N-acetylmuramic acid kinase, with protein MALYLGVMSGTSLDGLDIALIEQGEQPELLATHYVPMPSDLRQALLSLCSSGPDEIARAALAENRWASLAAEGIQRLLANQGLQAGNIRAIGSHGQTIRHEPAKGFTVQIGNPALLAELTNISVVADFRRRDVAAGGQGAPLVPAFHETLFSHLGKRLAILNVGGFSNLSLIEQDNPVQGFDCGPGNVLLDAWIEHKRGHTYDADGAWAASGVVQPDLLNALSSDPFFAGSGPKSTGREVFNLPWLNSHLARLPAYRDEDVQATLLELTARSIIDALLSAQLGTEALLVCGGGARNGRLMARLAALLPNAQVASTGAHGIDPDWVEAMAFAWLAHCCLEGIAANRPSVTAAKGLRVLGAIYPA; from the coding sequence ATGGCGCTCTACCTGGGGGTGATGTCCGGCACCAGCCTCGATGGCCTGGACATTGCCCTGATAGAACAAGGCGAGCAGCCAGAACTGCTCGCCACTCACTACGTACCGATGCCCTCCGACCTGCGACAGGCGCTCCTCAGCCTTTGCAGCAGCGGCCCGGACGAGATCGCTCGTGCCGCCCTGGCGGAAAACCGCTGGGCTAGCCTGGCGGCTGAAGGCATCCAGCGATTGCTGGCAAACCAGGGCCTGCAAGCCGGCAATATCCGCGCGATCGGCAGCCATGGGCAAACTATCCGCCACGAACCGGCCAAGGGCTTTACTGTGCAGATCGGTAACCCGGCATTGCTCGCCGAGCTCACCAACATCAGCGTGGTTGCCGACTTCCGTCGCCGCGACGTGGCCGCCGGGGGCCAGGGTGCACCGCTGGTTCCAGCCTTCCATGAAACCCTGTTCAGCCACCTTGGAAAGCGCCTGGCGATCCTCAATGTTGGTGGTTTCAGCAACTTGAGCCTGATCGAGCAGGACAACCCAGTACAGGGTTTTGACTGCGGCCCTGGCAATGTACTGCTGGACGCCTGGATCGAGCACAAGCGCGGCCATACCTATGATGCAGACGGTGCCTGGGCGGCCAGCGGCGTAGTACAGCCCGACCTGCTGAACGCGCTGTCGAGCGACCCGTTCTTCGCCGGCAGCGGGCCGAAGAGCACTGGCCGCGAGGTATTCAACCTGCCCTGGTTGAATAGCCACCTGGCCCGCCTGCCGGCCTACCGTGACGAAGACGTTCAGGCCACTTTGCTGGAACTGACGGCGCGCAGCATCATCGACGCGCTGCTAAGCGCCCAGCTGGGCACTGAAGCTTTGCTGGTGTGCGGCGGTGGCGCCCGCAATGGAAGATTGATGGCTCGCCTTGCCGCGCTGCTGCCCAATGCTCAGGTTGCCAGTACCGGCGCGCACGGTATCGACCCGGACTGGGTCGAGGCCATGGCCTTTGCCTGGCTTGCCCATTGCTGCCTTGAAGGCATCGCCGCCAATCGCCCCAGCGTCACCGCCGCCAAGGGCCTACGCGTGCTCGGTGCGATCTACCCGGCCTGA
- the erpA gene encoding iron-sulfur cluster insertion protein ErpA, whose product MSVETFTPTALEFTQGAAQKVKTLVSEEGNDRLKLRVFVTGGGCSGFQYGFTFDEDVAEDDTIVEREGVSLVVDPMSFQYLAGAEVDYQEGLEGSRFVIKNPNASTTCGCGSSFSI is encoded by the coding sequence ATGAGCGTCGAAACCTTCACCCCCACGGCTTTGGAATTCACCCAGGGGGCAGCGCAAAAGGTGAAGACCCTGGTTTCCGAGGAAGGCAACGATCGCCTGAAGTTGCGTGTGTTCGTGACTGGTGGCGGTTGCTCGGGCTTCCAGTACGGTTTCACCTTCGATGAAGATGTGGCCGAGGATGACACCATCGTCGAGCGCGAGGGTGTGTCCTTGGTGGTCGATCCGATGAGCTTCCAGTACCTGGCAGGCGCCGAGGTGGACTATCAGGAAGGTCTGGAAGGTTCGCGCTTCGTGATCAAGAACCCGAATGCATCCACTACTTGTGGCTGTGGTTCCTCGTTCTCGATCTGA
- the argC gene encoding N-acetyl-gamma-glutamyl-phosphate reductase produces the protein MIKVGIVGGTGYTGVELLRLLAQHPQAEVAVITSRSEAGVAVADMYPNLRGHYDGLAFSVPDSKTLAACDVVFFATPHGVAHALAGELLAAGTKVIDLSADFRLQDATEWGKWYGQPHGAPELLKDAVYGLPEVNRDKIREARLIAVPGCYPTATQLGFLPLLEAGLADPARLIADCKSGVSGAGRGAAVGSLFCEAGESMKAYAVKGHRHLPEISQGLRLAAGKDIGLTFVPHLTPMIRGIHATLYATVADTSVDLQALFEKRYADEPFVDVMPAGSHPETRSVRGANVCRIAVHRPQGGDLVVVLSVIDNLVKGASGQAVQNLNILFGLDERMGLSHAGLLP, from the coding sequence ATGATCAAGGTCGGTATCGTCGGCGGCACGGGTTACACCGGCGTCGAACTGTTGCGTCTGCTGGCGCAGCATCCACAGGCCGAAGTGGCGGTCATCACTTCGCGTTCCGAAGCGGGCGTGGCGGTCGCCGACATGTATCCAAACTTGCGCGGCCACTACGACGGCCTGGCATTCAGTGTGCCGGACAGCAAGACCCTGGCGGCCTGCGACGTGGTGTTCTTCGCCACCCCGCACGGCGTTGCCCATGCGCTGGCTGGCGAGCTGCTTGCGGCTGGGACCAAAGTCATCGACCTGTCCGCCGACTTCCGCCTGCAGGACGCCACCGAGTGGGGCAAATGGTACGGTCAGCCGCACGGTGCGCCCGAGCTGCTCAAGGATGCGGTCTACGGCCTGCCGGAAGTGAACCGCGACAAGATCCGCGAAGCACGCCTGATCGCGGTGCCGGGCTGTTACCCCACCGCTACCCAGCTTGGTTTCCTGCCACTGCTCGAGGCTGGCTTGGCCGACCCGGCACGCTTGATCGCCGACTGCAAGTCGGGCGTCAGCGGTGCCGGCCGTGGTGCGGCCGTGGGTTCGCTGTTCTGTGAAGCTGGGGAAAGCATGAAGGCCTACGCGGTGAAGGGGCATCGCCATCTGCCGGAAATCAGCCAAGGCCTGCGCCTGGCTGCGGGCAAGGACATCGGCTTGACCTTCGTACCGCATCTGACCCCGATGATTCGTGGCATCCATGCCACCCTCTACGCGACCGTCGCCGATACCTCGGTCGACCTGCAGGCGCTGTTCGAAAAACGCTATGCCGATGAGCCGTTCGTCGACGTGATGCCGGCGGGCAGCCACCCGGAGACCCGCAGCGTACGTGGTGCCAACGTTTGCCGTATTGCCGTTCATCGCCCACAGGGTGGGGATCTGGTGGTGGTGCTGTCGGTGATCGACAACCTGGTGAAAGGGGCTTCAGGCCAGGCAGTGCAGAACCTGAACATCCTGTTCGGCCTGGACGAGCGCATGGGCCTGTCCCACGCTGGCCTGCTGCCGTAA
- the hemJ gene encoding protoporphyrinogen oxidase HemJ, whose protein sequence is MLYLWIKALHIVSVVCWFAGLFYLPRLFVYHAQSQDSISQERFVTMERKLYRGIMNPAMIATYVFGAWMLYLTPGWLSQGWLHAKLTLVILLTGYHHVCGAQRKRFASGTNTRGHVYYRWFNEVPVLFLLGIVILVVVKPF, encoded by the coding sequence ATGCTTTATCTATGGATCAAAGCGCTGCATATCGTCAGCGTGGTCTGCTGGTTCGCCGGCCTGTTCTACCTGCCTCGTCTGTTCGTCTACCACGCCCAAAGCCAGGACAGCATCAGCCAGGAACGCTTCGTCACCATGGAGCGCAAGCTGTACCGCGGCATCATGAACCCGGCAATGATCGCCACATATGTGTTCGGAGCCTGGATGCTATACCTCACGCCCGGCTGGCTGAGCCAAGGCTGGCTGCATGCCAAGCTGACCCTGGTGATCCTGCTGACTGGCTACCACCACGTATGCGGCGCTCAACGCAAACGCTTCGCCAGCGGTACCAATACTCGCGGTCACGTCTACTACCGTTGGTTCAACGAAGTGCCGGTGCTGTTCCTCTTGGGCATCGTGATCCTCGTGGTGGTCAAACCGTTCTGA
- a CDS encoding NAD(P)H-dependent flavin oxidoreductase, producing MSLPASLEQRLRLPVVAAPMFLISNPDLVLACCGNGIVGSFPALNQRDSAGFKAWLEEIEAGLAKLHEPAPYAVNLIVHPTNPRLQADLALCVEHRVPIVITSLGAVKEVVDAVHNYGGLVFHDVTTRRHAEKAAEAGVDGLIAVAAGAGGHAGTWSPFALAAEIRQFFDKTLLLAGCINHGHEILAAQLLGADLAYMGTRFIATRESHAQDAYKQMLLDAQAADIIHTPAVSGIPASFLRPSLEQAGYDMAALKAGHEQGKLKPLDDEAKVWKTVWSAGQGVGEIHDLPTTATLIERLHGEYHAALERSQSLSVKAL from the coding sequence ATGTCTTTGCCTGCCTCGCTCGAACAACGCCTGCGCTTGCCCGTGGTCGCCGCCCCCATGTTCCTGATATCCAACCCTGATCTGGTCCTGGCCTGCTGTGGTAATGGCATCGTGGGCAGCTTCCCGGCCCTGAACCAGCGCGACAGTGCCGGTTTCAAGGCCTGGCTCGAAGAGATCGAGGCCGGCCTGGCAAAGCTGCATGAACCCGCTCCCTATGCCGTGAACCTGATCGTTCACCCCACCAACCCACGCCTGCAGGCAGACCTGGCACTGTGCGTGGAGCATCGTGTGCCGATCGTCATCACCAGCCTGGGTGCGGTGAAGGAAGTGGTGGATGCGGTACACAACTACGGCGGCCTCGTGTTCCATGACGTGACTACCCGCCGGCATGCAGAAAAAGCTGCCGAGGCCGGCGTCGATGGCCTGATCGCGGTGGCGGCGGGCGCTGGCGGGCATGCCGGTACCTGGAGCCCGTTCGCCCTGGCGGCCGAAATTCGCCAGTTCTTCGACAAGACCCTGTTACTGGCTGGTTGCATCAACCACGGCCACGAGATTCTGGCTGCCCAGTTGCTGGGGGCCGACCTGGCCTACATGGGCACTCGTTTCATCGCCACCCGCGAAAGCCATGCGCAGGATGCCTACAAACAGATGCTGCTCGATGCCCAAGCCGCTGACATCATTCACACGCCTGCGGTTTCGGGCATACCGGCGAGCTTCCTGCGGCCAAGCCTGGAACAGGCCGGTTACGACATGGCGGCGCTGAAAGCGGGGCACGAACAGGGCAAGCTCAAGCCCCTCGATGACGAAGCGAAAGTGTGGAAGACCGTCTGGTCTGCCGGCCAGGGCGTAGGCGAGATCCATGACCTGCCCACTACTGCCACACTGATCGAGCGCCTTCACGGTGAGTACCATGCAGCGCTCGAACGCAGCCAGTCATTAAGCGTCAAGGCCTTGTAG
- a CDS encoding SDR family NAD(P)-dependent oxidoreductase, with product MTRYAMITGASSGLGLALAEALARRGRNLILVARHRETLEPVAIELTQRFGVEVLFRACDLSQPLRLSGFVLELEEGERRIDLLVNCAGQRTYGPFLAHEWADEQDLLEVNILALSRLCHAIGNLMAVQGGGQILNVAGLAAAAPGPWMATYAASKAYVLSFSEALREELKPTGIKVSVLCPGPVRSALRRIPRLDGNSRCLSPEEVALYTVRALAKNRALIMPVRRNRWLAFAPRLLPRWLARKLAGFIHRRYCPVGME from the coding sequence ATGACCCGTTACGCCATGATCACCGGTGCTTCCAGCGGCCTGGGCCTGGCCCTGGCGGAAGCCCTGGCGCGGCGTGGGCGCAATCTGATCCTGGTGGCACGCCATCGCGAAACACTGGAGCCGGTAGCCATCGAGCTGACCCAGCGCTTCGGCGTCGAGGTACTGTTTCGCGCCTGCGATCTGAGCCAGCCGCTGCGCCTGTCAGGTTTCGTGCTCGAGCTGGAAGAGGGCGAGCGACGCATCGACCTGCTGGTAAATTGCGCCGGCCAACGCACCTATGGCCCATTCCTGGCCCACGAATGGGCTGATGAGCAGGACCTGCTTGAGGTCAACATCCTTGCCTTGAGCCGCCTCTGCCACGCCATCGGCAACCTGATGGCGGTGCAAGGTGGCGGGCAGATCCTCAATGTGGCCGGCCTGGCTGCTGCTGCGCCCGGCCCCTGGATGGCCACCTACGCGGCAAGCAAGGCGTATGTGCTGAGTTTCAGCGAAGCACTGCGCGAAGAGCTCAAGCCCACCGGCATCAAGGTTTCGGTACTGTGCCCTGGCCCGGTGCGTTCGGCACTTCGGCGCATTCCACGGCTCGACGGCAACAGCCGCTGCCTGAGTCCCGAGGAAGTGGCCCTGTACACCGTGCGCGCCCTGGCAAAGAACCGCGCCCTGATCATGCCAGTGCGGCGCAACCGCTGGCTGGCCTTCGCCCCGCGCCTGTTGCCGCGCTGGCTGGCGCGCAAGTTGGCAGGCTTCATTCACCGCCGTTACTGCCCGGTCGGCATGGAATAG
- a CDS encoding histidine triad nucleotide-binding protein, with protein sequence MDDLFLKIINREIPADIIYEDDQILAFKDIAPAAPVHFLVIPKKHIRTLNDLTEEDKALAGHILFTAQRLAVEQGCEEGFRVVMNCNPKGGQTVYHIHMHVLGQRQMNWPPG encoded by the coding sequence GTGGACGATTTATTCCTCAAAATCATCAACCGGGAAATCCCGGCGGATATCATCTACGAAGACGACCAGATTCTGGCCTTCAAGGATATCGCCCCCGCGGCGCCAGTACACTTTCTGGTCATCCCGAAGAAACACATCCGCACCCTCAACGACCTGACCGAAGAGGACAAGGCCCTGGCCGGCCATATCCTGTTCACTGCCCAGCGCCTGGCCGTCGAGCAAGGTTGTGAAGAAGGTTTCCGCGTGGTCATGAACTGCAACCCGAAGGGTGGCCAGACCGTCTACCACATCCATATGCATGTGCTCGGCCAACGCCAGATGAACTGGCCACCGGGCTGA
- the coq7 gene encoding 2-polyprenyl-3-methyl-6-methoxy-1,4-benzoquinone monooxygenase: MATERHYSPLDRLLLQADTAMRTLLPFSGQPSRPSPAIIQPDVELDENQTRHVAGLMRINHTGEVCAQALYQGQALTAKLPQVRKAMEHAAEEEVDHLAWCEQRIRQLGSHPSVLNPLFYGMSFGIGALAGLVSDKVSLGFVAATEHQVCKHLDEHLEQIPHEDEKSRAILEQMRVDEEHHAESALEAGGYRFPAPVRFGMSLMAKVMTKSTYRI; this comes from the coding sequence ATGGCCACCGAACGTCACTATTCGCCGCTCGACCGCTTGTTGCTGCAGGCAGATACCGCCATGCGCACCTTGCTGCCCTTCAGCGGCCAACCGTCCCGGCCCTCCCCGGCCATCATCCAGCCGGATGTCGAACTGGACGAGAACCAAACCCGCCATGTGGCCGGGCTGATGCGCATCAACCATACCGGCGAAGTCTGCGCCCAGGCGCTCTACCAGGGCCAGGCCCTGACTGCCAAGCTGCCGCAGGTGCGCAAGGCGATGGAACATGCAGCCGAGGAAGAAGTCGACCACCTGGCCTGGTGCGAACAGCGCATCCGCCAGCTCGGCAGCCACCCAAGCGTGCTCAACCCGCTGTTCTATGGCATGTCCTTCGGCATCGGCGCTCTTGCCGGCCTGGTCAGCGACAAGGTCAGCCTGGGTTTCGTCGCCGCTACCGAGCACCAAGTATGCAAGCACCTGGACGAACACCTCGAACAGATTCCCCACGAAGATGAAAAATCCCGCGCAATCCTCGAACAGATGCGCGTGGATGAAGAGCATCACGCCGAGTCGGCTCTCGAGGCCGGCGGCTATCGCTTCCCCGCTCCGGTACGCTTCGGCATGAGCTTGATGGCCAAGGTCATGACCAAGAGCACCTACCGCATTTAA
- a CDS encoding DUF2157 domain-containing protein encodes MTDRIDAKDLARAVQAGILQPGQDQALLDFLRHQPASRGSFQLAHVAFYFGALLIMGAMGWLLTEAWMRIGDWALMAIAALYIALLTVFALNLQRRQQPVAAGVLAAVAVSIVPLAVFALERLAGWWPLDDAQTDYHQYYTYVQGGWLVMELATVLAGLLMLRLIPYPFIVMPIAIALWFMSMDLSEWIFGSSFSWEQRRTVSLWFGLGLLLVFLLIDGRTREDYAHWGYLAGLAAFWGGLTMMESDSELGKALYCLINLGLMGMAVLLRRPVFMVFGALGVAAYLGYLSYEVFAESLLFPVVLTLIGLGVIGLGLGYQKRREQLSQAVRRRLPGWLLVALPALRN; translated from the coding sequence ATGACGGACCGCATAGACGCCAAGGATCTGGCGCGAGCCGTGCAAGCCGGCATTCTCCAGCCGGGCCAGGACCAGGCCCTGCTGGACTTCCTGCGTCATCAGCCCGCCTCGCGCGGCAGTTTTCAGCTGGCTCACGTTGCCTTCTACTTCGGCGCCCTGCTGATAATGGGCGCCATGGGCTGGCTGCTCACCGAGGCCTGGATGCGCATCGGCGACTGGGCCCTGATGGCCATCGCTGCCTTGTACATCGCCTTGCTAACCGTCTTCGCACTGAACCTGCAGAGGCGCCAGCAACCCGTTGCCGCTGGCGTGCTGGCGGCCGTGGCAGTGAGCATTGTGCCATTAGCAGTGTTCGCCCTCGAACGGCTGGCTGGCTGGTGGCCGCTGGACGATGCACAAACTGACTATCACCAGTACTACACCTACGTTCAGGGTGGCTGGCTGGTGATGGAGTTAGCCACGGTGCTCGCCGGCTTGCTGATGCTGCGGCTGATTCCCTATCCATTCATCGTGATGCCCATTGCGATCGCGCTGTGGTTCATGTCGATGGACCTGAGCGAGTGGATATTTGGCTCGTCGTTCAGCTGGGAGCAGCGACGCACGGTTTCGCTGTGGTTCGGGCTGGGGTTGTTGCTGGTGTTTCTGCTTATCGACGGCCGTACCCGCGAGGACTATGCCCACTGGGGTTACCTGGCGGGACTGGCAGCGTTCTGGGGCGGGTTGACGATGATGGAAAGCGACAGCGAACTGGGCAAGGCGCTGTACTGCCTGATCAACCTCGGCCTGATGGGCATGGCTGTGCTGCTTCGTCGGCCGGTGTTCATGGTGTTCGGGGCGCTGGGGGTGGCGGCCTATCTCGGCTATCTGTCTTACGAGGTGTTTGCCGAATCGCTGCTGTTCCCGGTGGTGCTGACGCTGATCGGACTCGGTGTCATCGGCTTAGGGCTGGGGTATCAGAAGCGGCGGGAGCAGTTGAGCCAGGCCGTAAGGCGCCGGCTACCGGGGTGGTTGCTGGTGGCCTTGCCAGCCTTGCGCAATTGA
- a CDS encoding OsmC family protein encodes MKARIQWAGEAMFLGESGSGHVVVMDGPPEAGGRNLGVRPMEMLLLGLGGCSSFDVVSILKKSRQAVESCEAFLEAERASEDPKVFTKIHMNFVVKGRGLKEAQVKRAVELSAEKYCSASIMLERAGVEITHGYEIVELG; translated from the coding sequence ATGAAGGCACGCATCCAGTGGGCCGGTGAAGCGATGTTCCTCGGCGAATCGGGGAGCGGCCATGTGGTGGTGATGGATGGCCCGCCTGAGGCTGGCGGCCGTAACCTGGGCGTGCGCCCGATGGAAATGCTCCTGCTCGGCCTGGGTGGCTGCAGCAGCTTCGACGTGGTGAGCATTCTGAAGAAATCCCGGCAGGCGGTGGAGAGCTGCGAAGCCTTTCTTGAAGCCGAGCGCGCCAGTGAGGACCCGAAAGTCTTCACCAAGATCCACATGAACTTCGTGGTCAAAGGCCGTGGGCTGAAAGAGGCTCAGGTCAAGCGTGCGGTGGAGCTGTCGGCGGAGAAGTATTGCTCGGCGTCGATCATGCTGGAGCGAGCGGGTGTGGAAATCACCCACGGGTACGAGATTGTAGAGCTGGGTTGA
- the crp gene encoding cAMP-activated global transcriptional regulator CRP encodes MVASALPAKIKNIDKLLVHCQRRRYTAKSNIICAGDRAETLSFIIKGSVTILIEDDEGHEMIIAYLNNGDFFGELGLFEPANSDQQRSAWVRAKTECEVAEISYDKFRELTRQDPEILYALGSQMAQRLRNTTRKVGDLAFFDVTGRVARCLLDLCKQPDAMTHPDGMQIKITRQEIGRIVGCSREMVGRVLKDLEERSLVQVKGKTMVVYGTR; translated from the coding sequence ATGGTTGCCTCAGCCCTACCCGCCAAGATCAAGAACATCGACAAGCTGCTGGTGCATTGCCAGCGCCGCCGCTACACCGCCAAGAGCAACATCATCTGTGCCGGTGATCGTGCCGAAACCTTGTCGTTCATCATCAAGGGCTCAGTAACCATCCTGATCGAGGACGACGAAGGTCACGAGATGATCATCGCCTACCTCAACAATGGCGATTTCTTCGGTGAACTGGGGTTGTTCGAGCCAGCGAACAGCGACCAGCAGCGTAGTGCCTGGGTACGTGCCAAGACCGAATGTGAAGTGGCAGAGATCAGCTATGACAAGTTTCGCGAGCTGACCCGCCAGGACCCTGAAATCCTCTATGCCCTCGGCAGCCAGATGGCTCAGCGCCTGCGCAATACCACGCGCAAGGTCGGCGACCTGGCCTTCTTCGATGTGACCGGCCGGGTTGCCCGTTGCCTGCTCGACCTGTGCAAGCAGCCGGATGCGATGACCCACCCGGATGGCATGCAGATCAAGATCACCCGCCAGGAAATCGGCCGCATCGTCGGCTGTTCGCGGGAGATGGTCGGCCGCGTCCTCAAGGATCTCGAAGAGCGCAGCCTGGTGCAGGTCAAAGGCAAGACCATGGTGGTCTACGGCACCCGTTAA